The following are from one region of the Anaeropeptidivorans aminofermentans genome:
- a CDS encoding phosphodiester glycosidase family protein, translated as MENLIVKKLKKSLIIPAAAVVVGLSIFSMPQRVYGSVFYESRVKEDILKGVTYERSTQVGESGLLDVHVLKIDVNNPNVKISPIRTAGVYGTKENVFDMAAQSGAVAAVNGDFFDMNLSPATPFGTVIEDGKIISADMEYDGYATFFIDEGNNPFIEYVKPEIIFTNNGELNMKVHAMNKYKRDFSAVYFDRSAITNTAELDKKFPDLVKFVVENGVITYVSKGSETVEVPENGYIIVAAATYAQYFYNSVKVGHTAEIKVQARFDFDAIETAIGGAGKILENGNYSNYGYVVGPNGRNPRTAIGVSQDKSTVYMVVVDGRNHSVGATHAEMASILLREGAWNAMHLDGGGSSTMVADTNERNGLEVVNSVSGGSMRKVVNGIGVFSEAPLGAPVSLKLNISSDKVFVGNPVTLSPVGLDENLRKTSLPEGSITYFSDDTEGIWKENVFYPSKTGLALVKATFNGFTEEQAIEVLQLAQIVPLRDSLKMSLGDSYQLKFEGISTTGTSAPIENVNYEVIPAELGEVTDNVFHAKGGKSGYIKCYIGDIVTYIDVSIGTEKRWVNNFNKPENTPIEFVASGDSVKGKVFYSDAPNAPGNNAIGLEYSFSASDATQAAYVQFKNPITFADGIDAMVISAYGLNNGGWLRAKVTDANGDAFLLDLSKDFNQKGWTQLEGKIPQEAVHPIKLERLYIAALSNTDLSAKTIYFDDLGGLFPADMGVIQKPQSTTYQNPYIADLSSAPQNGEMDITIAGDTLLSSKEKPENYAEIQNKALAKFRTNSSYIIYAGETDIENTGGNSYKWTGGYNFTIKDNYAIIQMSAAKGGIASTNPKSWGFVSQAKASPANHVIILLDKKPSNLSSSVEYELFKKAVNEIKLTGKNVIVISTEGSANSSQIVDGINYINVGGLFNGDKTVNSNFSTLRLRIKGTDIKYQFEKSN; from the coding sequence ATGGAGAATTTGATTGTTAAAAAACTAAAAAAGAGTCTTATAATTCCTGCGGCGGCAGTAGTAGTAGGGCTTTCTATATTCAGCATGCCCCAAAGGGTTTATGGGTCTGTTTTTTACGAATCAAGGGTAAAAGAAGATATTTTAAAGGGAGTCACCTATGAAAGAAGCACTCAGGTAGGAGAAAGCGGGCTTCTTGATGTTCATGTGCTTAAAATTGATGTGAATAACCCCAATGTTAAAATAAGCCCCATACGTACCGCAGGGGTTTACGGAACGAAGGAAAATGTTTTTGATATGGCGGCTCAAAGCGGTGCAGTGGCTGCCGTAAACGGCGACTTTTTCGATATGAATTTAAGCCCTGCAACACCTTTTGGAACGGTGATCGAAGACGGAAAGATAATATCTGCCGATATGGAATATGACGGTTATGCTACATTTTTTATCGATGAGGGAAATAATCCCTTCATCGAATACGTAAAGCCAGAAATCATATTTACAAATAACGGCGAATTAAATATGAAGGTTCACGCGATGAATAAATATAAAAGAGATTTCAGCGCCGTATATTTTGACAGAAGCGCAATTACAAATACTGCGGAGCTTGATAAGAAATTCCCGGATTTAGTGAAATTCGTTGTTGAAAACGGAGTAATTACATATGTTTCAAAGGGCAGCGAGACCGTTGAGGTTCCTGAAAACGGCTATATCATCGTTGCCGCGGCTACATACGCCCAGTATTTTTATAATTCTGTAAAAGTAGGCCATACGGCTGAAATAAAGGTTCAGGCGAGATTTGATTTTGATGCCATAGAAACGGCCATAGGCGGCGCCGGAAAGATACTTGAAAACGGAAATTACAGCAATTACGGCTACGTTGTAGGCCCTAACGGAAGAAATCCAAGAACAGCCATCGGCGTAAGCCAGGATAAAAGCACGGTTTATATGGTGGTTGTAGACGGCAGAAACCACAGCGTAGGGGCAACCCATGCGGAAATGGCCTCAATACTCCTTAGGGAAGGTGCATGGAACGCCATGCACTTAGACGGCGGCGGCTCTTCTACTATGGTTGCCGATACAAATGAAAGAAACGGCCTTGAAGTAGTAAATTCTGTATCAGGCGGTTCCATGAGAAAGGTCGTTAATGGCATCGGCGTTTTTAGCGAAGCGCCCTTAGGCGCACCGGTTTCCCTTAAATTAAATATTTCCTCCGATAAGGTTTTCGTAGGAAACCCTGTTACTTTAAGCCCGGTTGGCCTTGATGAGAACTTAAGAAAAACTTCTCTTCCCGAAGGCTCTATCACTTATTTTTCAGACGACACAGAAGGCATTTGGAAAGAAAATGTGTTTTATCCTTCAAAAACAGGCCTTGCCCTTGTAAAAGCGACCTTTAACGGCTTTACGGAAGAGCAGGCTATAGAGGTTTTACAGCTTGCTCAGATTGTTCCCCTGAGGGATTCTTTGAAAATGTCTTTAGGCGACAGCTATCAATTGAAGTTTGAAGGCATCAGCACAACGGGCACATCGGCCCCTATTGAAAATGTAAACTATGAGGTTATTCCGGCAGAGCTTGGAGAAGTAACGGATAATGTTTTCCATGCAAAGGGCGGAAAAAGCGGATATATAAAATGCTATATAGGAGATATTGTAACTTATATCGATGTCAGCATCGGAACTGAAAAACGCTGGGTTAATAATTTTAACAAGCCTGAAAATACCCCTATTGAATTTGTAGCTTCGGGGGACAGCGTTAAAGGCAAGGTTTTTTATTCAGACGCGCCTAATGCTCCGGGGAATAACGCCATAGGCCTTGAATATAGCTTCTCTGCAAGCGACGCTACCCAGGCGGCATATGTACAGTTTAAAAATCCTATTACCTTTGCCGACGGAATAGATGCCATGGTGATATCGGCCTACGGCCTTAACAACGGCGGCTGGTTAAGGGCAAAAGTTACCGACGCAAACGGAGACGCCTTCCTTTTAGACCTTTCAAAAGACTTTAATCAAAAAGGCTGGACACAGCTTGAGGGTAAAATTCCTCAGGAGGCAGTTCACCCCATTAAGCTTGAAAGACTTTATATAGCGGCTTTATCCAATACGGATTTATCTGCAAAAACCATATATTTTGATGATTTAGGCGGGCTTTTTCCGGCAGATATGGGCGTTATTCAAAAGCCCCAGTCAACAACTTACCAAAATCCTTATATTGCAGATTTAAGCAGTGCTCCGCAAAACGGAGAAATGGATATAACAATAGCAGGAGATACCCTTCTTTCTTCAAAAGAAAAGCCTGAAAACTACGCAGAGATACAAAATAAGGCCCTGGCTAAATTCAGGACTAATTCCAGCTACATTATATATGCCGGCGAAACAGATATTGAAAACACAGGCGGAAATTCATATAAATGGACAGGCGGATATAATTTCACCATTAAGGATAACTATGCCATTATACAAATGAGTGCCGCTAAAGGAGGAATCGCGTCAACGAATCCTAAGAGCTGGGGCTTTGTAAGCCAGGCAAAGGCATCTCCTGCAAACCATGTAATAATACTTTTAGATAAAAAACCCAGCAATTTAAGCAGCAGCGTTGAATACGAGCTTTTTAAGAAGGCTGTAAACGAAATAAAACTTACGGGTAAAAACGTAATTGTCATTTCTACAGAAGGAAGTGCAAATTCCTCTCAAATAGTAGACGGAATTAACTATATTAATGTAGGCGGGTTATTTAACGGTGATAAAACCGTAAACTCGAATTTCTCAACCCTGCGCCTTAGAATCAAAGGAACAGATATAAAATATCAGTTTGAAAAAAGCAATTAA
- the spoIVA gene encoding stage IV sporulation protein A, with protein MDNFNIYKDISERTNGDIYIGVVGPVRTGKSTFIKRFMDELVIPNIESGYTRERAKDELPQSATGRGIMTTEPKFIPNEAIELTLDENIKFKMRMIDCVGYLVPGATGYQDGEGQRMVNTPWSEDKIPFSQAAEIGTKKVINDHSTIGIVITTDGSITEIERKDYIEAEERVISELKKINKPFVIVLNTTKPYSPETETLRAELSEKYKVPVMPVNCAQMKSEDISAIMEKILYEFPIQEIKIHLPKWIETLELEHWLKQSIINAIKGILEDITKLRSIKDNMLLMEDNEYIKKVYIDGISLGDGSADIEISVDDDLFYRILSETTRMDINSDYQLISTIKVLSDAKREYDKVKYALEEVRQKGYGIVTPALEEMKLEEPNLVKHGSKYGVKIKASAPSIHLIRADIETEISPIVGTEQQSQDLINFIMDQMEEGSDKVWEMNMFGRNMHDLVKDGLQSKLYHMPESAQVKFQETLQRIINEGRGGLICIIL; from the coding sequence TTGGATAATTTCAATATCTATAAGGATATTTCCGAAAGAACAAACGGCGATATTTATATAGGCGTTGTGGGGCCTGTGAGAACGGGCAAATCGACATTTATAAAACGCTTTATGGATGAGCTTGTAATTCCCAATATTGAAAGCGGATATACCAGAGAAAGAGCTAAAGACGAGCTTCCTCAAAGTGCTACGGGAAGAGGAATTATGACTACAGAGCCTAAATTTATCCCCAATGAGGCGATAGAACTTACTTTAGATGAAAATATTAAATTTAAAATGCGTATGATTGACTGTGTAGGTTATCTTGTGCCCGGAGCAACAGGCTATCAGGACGGAGAGGGCCAGAGAATGGTGAATACTCCGTGGTCGGAAGATAAGATACCCTTTTCTCAGGCCGCCGAAATAGGCACGAAAAAGGTTATAAACGACCATTCAACCATAGGCATCGTAATTACGACAGACGGAAGCATAACGGAGATTGAAAGAAAGGATTACATAGAGGCTGAGGAAAGGGTAATATCTGAGCTTAAGAAGATCAATAAGCCCTTTGTCATTGTATTAAATACAACAAAGCCTTATTCGCCGGAAACGGAAACCCTCAGAGCCGAGCTTTCAGAAAAATATAAGGTGCCGGTTATGCCTGTTAACTGTGCCCAGATGAAATCTGAAGACATCAGTGCCATAATGGAAAAAATCCTTTATGAATTCCCTATTCAGGAAATCAAAATCCATCTGCCTAAATGGATAGAAACCCTTGAGCTTGAGCATTGGCTTAAGCAAAGTATAATTAATGCCATAAAAGGCATATTAGAAGACATTACAAAGCTTCGCTCCATCAAAGATAATATGCTTCTTATGGAAGACAATGAGTACATAAAAAAGGTTTATATTGACGGTATATCCCTTGGTGACGGTTCCGCTGATATAGAAATATCCGTTGATGACGACCTTTTCTATAGAATACTTAGTGAAACTACAAGAATGGATATCAATAGCGATTATCAGCTTATTTCCACCATAAAGGTCTTATCAGACGCCAAGCGGGAATATGATAAGGTAAAATATGCCCTTGAAGAAGTAAGACAGAAGGGCTACGGCATCGTTACGCCGGCCCTTGAAGAAATGAAGCTTGAGGAGCCGAATCTTGTGAAGCATGGTTCCAAATACGGTGTAAAGATTAAGGCATCGGCGCCCAGCATACATTTAATAAGAGCAGATATTGAAACAGAAATATCTCCTATCGTAGGAACAGAGCAGCAGAGCCAGGATTTGATTAATTTCATAATGGACCAGATGGAGGAAGGCTCCGACAAGGTTTGGGAGATGAATATGTTTGGCCGCAATATGCACGACCTTGTAAAGGACGGCCTGCAAAGCAAGCTCTATCATATGCCGGAAAGCGCTCAGGTTAAATTCCAGGAGACCCTTCAGAGAATTATCAATGAAGGCAGAGGCGGCCTTATCTGCATTATTTTATAA
- the allC gene encoding allantoate deiminase, translated as MDNLFDFTAETVKWISSIGRDSAGGTTRLVYTDSWFEAQTGLKAKFEALGMKAQFDSVGNLFGRIEGAELPEETILSGSHIDTVKYGGKLDGQFGIIAAYIAIKYLLENYGKPKRSLEVVSFSEEEGSRFPYNFWGSKNFMGIANKEDVLNIKDDEGLFFVKEMEKYGFSYDNIKSSPRTDVKSFVEIHIEQGNVLEMNNQSLGIVTGIVGQKRFGVHLKGLANHAGTTPMGYRKDTVYGFSKMCASAIDKAKKLGDPLVLTIGKVIPRPNVPNVIAGELDFTIDCRHTNMDILSAFTEEIIHDMEKTAEELGLEMQTEMWLDDNPVPMDENIIKIITDVCKENNVNYRIMHSGAGHDSQIIAPRIPTGMIFVPSIGGISHNPAEDTKTEDLVEGIKILIGTLHKLAY; from the coding sequence ATGGACAACTTATTTGATTTTACGGCAGAAACTGTAAAATGGATTTCCAGCATAGGCAGAGACTCTGCCGGAGGCACAACAAGGCTTGTTTATACCGACAGCTGGTTTGAAGCCCAAACGGGCCTTAAGGCAAAGTTTGAAGCGCTGGGTATGAAGGCTCAATTTGATTCTGTAGGCAATCTTTTCGGAAGAATTGAAGGAGCAGAGCTTCCTGAGGAAACAATCTTATCCGGCTCTCATATTGATACAGTAAAATACGGCGGAAAGCTTGACGGTCAATTTGGCATTATCGCTGCATATATTGCCATAAAATATCTCCTTGAAAATTACGGCAAACCCAAACGCTCTTTAGAGGTGGTTTCCTTTTCCGAAGAAGAAGGCAGCCGCTTTCCTTATAATTTCTGGGGAAGCAAAAATTTTATGGGAATAGCAAATAAAGAAGACGTTTTAAACATTAAAGACGACGAAGGCTTATTCTTTGTTAAAGAGATGGAAAAATACGGTTTCTCCTATGATAATATCAAAAGCAGTCCAAGAACAGACGTAAAATCCTTTGTTGAAATTCACATCGAGCAAGGAAACGTTCTTGAAATGAATAATCAATCCCTTGGCATTGTAACGGGCATTGTGGGCCAGAAACGTTTCGGTGTTCATTTGAAAGGTCTTGCAAACCATGCCGGCACCACCCCTATGGGCTACAGAAAGGACACTGTATACGGCTTTAGCAAAATGTGCGCTTCTGCTATAGATAAGGCTAAAAAGCTCGGAGACCCTTTAGTTTTAACCATAGGAAAGGTAATTCCAAGGCCAAATGTTCCTAACGTTATTGCAGGAGAGCTGGATTTCACCATAGACTGCAGGCACACCAACATGGATATACTCTCCGCCTTTACGGAAGAAATTATCCATGACATGGAAAAAACAGCGGAAGAGCTGGGCCTTGAAATGCAGACGGAAATGTGGCTTGATGATAACCCTGTACCGATGGACGAAAACATCATAAAAATCATTACCGATGTTTGCAAAGAAAATAATGTGAACTACCGTATAATGCATTCAGGGGCAGGGCACGACTCTCAAATCATAGCCCCAAGAATACCGACAGGCATGATATTCGTTCCAAGTATCGGCGGCATAAGCCATAACCCCGCCGAAGATACTAAAACAGAAGATTTAGTAGAAGGCATCAAGATTTTAATAGGCACCCTTCATAAGCTTGCCTATTAA
- a CDS encoding sulfatase-like hydrolase/transferase, with translation MNNKKRLKPLLNLNFTVSFILIFLFSIGLTLMMLWLQPDGIMDIIECTRRTKGLNILLNFIPVLIFSLLLFFISSNLVISFSITAFVMLLMGFVNRQKILLRNDPFLPWDISLGFEVMGIAKSFGLKMILAVIFGILLYILFSAAVFILVKNKKLDVKIRLGGVFICILSAFFLNGSLYKNQKINSSLAVIGNVYNQVNTFNSKGFLYSFIYANNTNRISKPDGYNPDLVIEKMNSFEKSGIEELKSAEKPHIFMIMGEAFSEISLNPNFDFTGYTDPLENFKKIKEDSIYGQIVVPNLGGGTADTEFDSLTGLSSRHLRGAPFAYRLVGNDFEAMPSVLSEIGYKSEALHPGYSWFYNRENVFKFFGFEKSVFLDDFNPETQNKGMYINEEVTIDKVIEMYEESINENPDTPYFGFCVTIQNHGPYNDKYQAKTNFSSSIPLSDSDINALSNYFEGLKDADIELMRLINYINESKEPIVLLYYGDHLPAFSQEVYKAFYPEEYEVNSKEDLTRLYRTPFIIYQNKAAKEISAIEENAKTLFMPEDRTISSNYVGAYLIDLLGYKNISPFFDYVNSLRELYPLIFEHTSFTAYGDSTANISPEDKKDLLLYRDWEFYKIFSK, from the coding sequence ATGAATAATAAAAAAAGGCTTAAACCTCTTTTAAATCTGAATTTTACAGTGTCCTTCATATTGATATTTCTTTTTTCCATAGGTCTTACTTTAATGATGCTGTGGCTGCAGCCCGACGGAATAATGGATATTATCGAATGCACGAGAAGGACCAAAGGGCTTAATATTTTACTTAATTTTATCCCCGTTTTAATCTTTTCGCTGCTTTTGTTTTTTATAAGCTCAAACCTCGTTATCTCCTTTAGCATAACGGCATTTGTAATGCTTCTCATGGGATTTGTAAACAGGCAAAAAATCCTTTTAAGAAACGACCCTTTTCTTCCTTGGGATATTTCTCTTGGGTTTGAGGTAATGGGTATTGCCAAAAGCTTCGGTTTAAAAATGATTCTTGCCGTAATTTTCGGTATACTTCTTTATATTTTGTTTTCCGCGGCAGTTTTTATTCTGGTAAAAAATAAAAAACTTGATGTTAAAATAAGGCTTGGCGGGGTTTTCATATGCATTCTCTCTGCATTCTTTTTAAATGGCTCTCTATATAAAAACCAGAAAATCAACTCAAGCCTTGCAGTAATCGGAAATGTCTATAATCAGGTAAATACCTTTAATTCAAAAGGATTTTTATATAGCTTTATTTACGCCAACAATACCAACAGAATTTCAAAGCCCGACGGCTATAATCCTGATTTGGTCATAGAAAAAATGAATTCCTTTGAAAAATCAGGCATCGAAGAATTAAAATCTGCTGAAAAGCCTCACATATTCATGATTATGGGGGAAGCTTTTTCCGAAATCAGCTTAAATCCCAATTTTGATTTTACCGGCTACACAGACCCCTTGGAAAATTTCAAAAAAATAAAGGAAGATTCCATTTACGGTCAAATCGTTGTGCCAAACCTTGGGGGCGGAACGGCAGACACGGAATTTGACAGCCTTACAGGCCTTTCCTCAAGGCATTTAAGAGGGGCGCCCTTTGCATACCGCCTTGTGGGAAATGATTTTGAAGCTATGCCTTCCGTCCTTTCTGAAATAGGATATAAATCCGAAGCCCTTCACCCCGGCTATTCATGGTTTTATAACAGGGAAAACGTTTTCAAATTCTTCGGCTTTGAAAAATCCGTATTTTTAGATGATTTCAACCCCGAGACCCAAAATAAAGGCATGTATATAAATGAAGAAGTCACCATAGATAAGGTTATAGAAATGTACGAGGAAAGTATTAACGAAAATCCTGATACCCCTTATTTCGGCTTCTGTGTTACAATACAAAACCATGGGCCTTATAACGACAAATATCAGGCAAAAACCAATTTTTCCTCCTCAATACCTTTATCGGATTCTGATATAAACGCCCTTTCAAATTATTTTGAAGGCCTTAAAGATGCGGATATTGAGCTGATGCGCCTTATAAATTATATCAATGAAAGCAAAGAGCCTATTGTGCTTCTTTATTACGGAGACCATCTTCCGGCTTTCTCCCAAGAGGTCTATAAGGCATTTTATCCTGAGGAATACGAAGTGAATTCCAAGGAAGACCTTACGCGCCTTTATCGCACCCCCTTCATCATTTACCAAAATAAGGCGGCAAAGGAAATAAGCGCTATAGAAGAAAATGCAAAAACCCTCTTTATGCCGGAAGATAGGACAATAAGTTCCAATTATGTCGGCGCGTATTTAATAGACCTTTTAGGCTATAAAAATATTTCTCCCTTCTTTGATTATGTGAATTCTTTAAGGGAGCTTTATCCCCTTATATTTGAGCATACAAGCTTTACCGCTTACGGAGATTCCACGGCAAACATATCCCCTGAGGATAAAAAGGACCTCTTGCTTTATAGAGATTGGGAGTTTTATAAGATATTTTCAAAATAA
- a CDS encoding flagellin N-terminal helical domain-containing protein, translating to MSNMAINTNILALNSHRALKGVGNQQTKASTRLSSGYRINSAADDAAGLAISEKMRAQIRGLDMASKNTQDAVSLIQTAEGGMQEIDNMLQRIRELTVQASSDTNDQDNTDTTSTAQGDRTKIQDEINQLIEEIDSMAERVEFNKKKVISGDYAKGTPTQKATLKSAKATLETQSSALVTAFGNSSVQTALGSLITAAEADGTDSDDVLAAANSLKDATTASEIASAYTALEDAITAYSGSETYTAPTLSLTAYEAAVTGVNDAQAAIDASDVEGLYFQVGANSNQKMELSINSLKSDALGIGDGNGTSSIDVKKASGKDITAILDTLDTALTYVTTERSKLGAAQNRLEYTQKSLDISSENLTASESRIRDTDMAKEMMNFTQANVLQQAATSMLAQANQSKQSILQLLQ from the coding sequence ATGAGTAATATGGCAATTAATACAAACATTTTGGCCCTTAACAGCCACAGAGCCCTTAAAGGCGTTGGAAATCAGCAGACTAAGGCTTCCACAAGACTTTCTTCCGGTTACAGAATCAACTCTGCAGCCGATGACGCAGCAGGCCTTGCTATTTCTGAAAAAATGAGAGCACAGATCAGAGGTCTTGATATGGCTTCTAAGAATACTCAGGATGCGGTTTCTCTTATCCAGACTGCTGAAGGCGGAATGCAGGAAATCGACAACATGCTTCAAAGAATCCGTGAGCTTACTGTTCAGGCTTCCAGTGATACAAACGACCAGGATAATACCGACACTACTTCAACTGCTCAGGGCGACCGTACAAAAATTCAGGACGAAATCAATCAGCTTATAGAAGAAATCGACTCTATGGCTGAAAGAGTAGAATTCAACAAGAAAAAGGTTATCAGTGGCGATTATGCTAAAGGTACTCCTACTCAAAAAGCAACTCTTAAATCTGCTAAAGCTACATTAGAAACCCAATCTAGTGCTCTCGTAACCGCATTTGGTAATTCATCTGTTCAAACAGCTCTTGGTTCTCTTATCACAGCTGCTGAGGCAGATGGTACTGATAGTGATGATGTTCTTGCTGCTGCCAATTCTCTTAAAGATGCAACAACAGCAAGTGAAATAGCTAGTGCCTATACTGCTCTTGAGGATGCTATAACCGCTTACTCAGGCTCTGAAACTTATACTGCCCCTACTCTTAGCCTTACAGCTTATGAGGCTGCAGTTACTGGTGTAAATGATGCTCAGGCTGCTATTGACGCTAGTGATGTTGAAGGCCTTTATTTCCAGGTTGGCGCAAACAGCAATCAGAAAATGGAGCTTTCCATCAACTCTCTTAAATCTGACGCTCTTGGCATAGGTGACGGCAATGGTACATCATCTATTGATGTAAAGAAAGCTTCCGGTAAAGATATTACTGCTATCCTTGATACTCTTGACACAGCTCTTACATACGTAACTACTGAGAGATCTAAATTAGGTGCTGCTCAGAACAGACTTGAATACACTCAGAAGAGCCTTGACATTTCATCTGAAAACCTTACAGCTTCTGAATCACGTATCCGTGATACTGATATGGCTAAGGAAATGATGAACTTCACTCAGGCTAACGTATTACAGCAGGCCGCTACTTCTATGCTTGCACAGGCTAATCAGTCCAAACAGAGTATCCTTCAGTTATTACAATAA
- a CDS encoding transposase codes for MNWIKRKQNRLKGYDYSRNGVYFITICTKEKRNILGRISSAPEAVTELSAYGIIADKYLMRIRGLKNYIIMPNHIHMLISIESADDTYKSIPQIIKSFKILVTKEVGFSVFQRSYHDHIVRNESEYQKIWKYIDENPIKWQEDCYYNQRGHHEWEE; via the coding sequence GTGAATTGGATAAAACGCAAACAAAACCGTTTGAAAGGGTACGACTATAGCAGAAATGGTGTTTATTTTATAACTATATGTACAAAAGAGAAGCGGAATATATTAGGCCGGATATCATCAGCACCTGAAGCAGTGACGGAGCTTTCGGCATATGGGATTATTGCGGATAAATATCTAATGCGGATAAGAGGTTTAAAGAATTATATAATAATGCCGAACCATATACATATGCTGATATCTATTGAATCAGCTGATGATACCTATAAATCCATACCCCAGATAATCAAATCCTTTAAAATATTAGTAACAAAGGAAGTTGGTTTTTCGGTGTTTCAGCGTTCATACCATGACCATATTGTACGCAATGAAAGTGAGTATCAAAAGATATGGAAGTACATTGATGAAAACCCCATAAAGTGGCAGGAGGATTGCTACTACAATCAGAGGGGGCACCATGAGTGGGAAGAATAG
- a CDS encoding GyrI-like domain-containing protein encodes MNQIKKVDFKRERSHLYAPSSKKASIVNVPEMKFIMLDGSGPPEGKLYQEAIQCLYALSFTIKMNKHIKEKIEGFFDYVVPPLEGLWGIEGGEFDFNARRDQWIWTAMIMQPDFITEEIFQEALKESKLKRPELDFTTARLSSLKEGRCIQIMHIGPYSEEEETISLLRKTMEKEGYRNSASGKQMHHEIYLSDPRKAKPENLKTIIRIPIRPA; translated from the coding sequence ATGAACCAAATTAAAAAGGTCGATTTTAAACGGGAACGCTCTCATCTTTATGCCCCCTCATCTAAAAAGGCTTCCATTGTTAATGTACCGGAAATGAAATTCATTATGCTTGACGGGTCCGGCCCGCCGGAAGGAAAACTGTATCAGGAGGCTATCCAATGCCTTTATGCTTTAAGTTTTACAATAAAAATGAATAAGCATATAAAAGAAAAAATAGAAGGTTTTTTTGACTATGTAGTGCCTCCGCTAGAAGGCTTATGGGGAATTGAAGGCGGGGAATTTGATTTTAATGCCAGAAGAGACCAATGGATTTGGACGGCTATGATTATGCAGCCGGATTTTATAACGGAAGAAATATTTCAGGAGGCCTTAAAAGAAAGTAAGTTAAAAAGGCCGGAGCTTGATTTTACCACTGCAAGGCTTTCCAGCCTTAAGGAAGGCAGATGCATACAAATTATGCATATAGGGCCTTATTCAGAGGAAGAAGAAACCATTTCACTCCTTAGAAAGACCATGGAAAAGGAAGGCTATAGAAACAGTGCTTCCGGTAAACAGATGCATCATGAGATTTATCTTTCCGACCCAAGAAAAGCAAAGCCTGAAAACTTAAAAACCATTATCAGGATTCCCATAAGACCTGCTTAA
- a CDS encoding tetratricopeptide repeat protein, giving the protein MNEKIRLATTDPLLKDKIKVDLEGELKTIYWYIKFNIPLDENTVSEETMRVTDTKGYIMKTNIKYYEDRNTIIVSPFDSYMENVYYVLSISKKVKSKSGKNLKRDTHILFKLKDNQISEYELLKSTVKIPKPEARPENYDEIMIETYPDAVLKKVHTKVYEKKIKSAAKKIKRQNTPKLPKLLPKAENGNPHEKINAVLRYKDIDIDILISLAGIILLAISFYFNIILLMGISVVICIIGVIHMLSQMLKKNALFAMRYNRGVTNYNKGRYDKALKHFSKALEMEPNDRKLDRIIAKTEDKIFGRD; this is encoded by the coding sequence ATGAATGAAAAAATAAGGCTTGCAACCACGGATCCTCTTTTAAAGGACAAAATAAAAGTGGATTTGGAAGGAGAGCTTAAAACTATATATTGGTATATTAAATTTAATATACCCCTTGATGAAAATACCGTGTCGGAAGAAACCATGAGGGTTACGGATACAAAGGGCTATATCATGAAAACCAATATAAAATATTATGAAGACAGAAATACCATCATCGTATCGCCTTTTGATTCTTATATGGAAAACGTATATTATGTGCTTAGTATTTCCAAAAAGGTTAAAAGTAAAAGCGGTAAAAATTTAAAAAGGGATACCCATATACTTTTTAAGCTTAAAGACAATCAAATCTCTGAATACGAGCTCTTAAAATCCACGGTTAAAATTCCCAAGCCGGAAGCAAGGCCTGAAAATTACGATGAAATTATGATAGAAACTTATCCCGATGCAGTTCTTAAAAAGGTTCACACAAAGGTCTATGAAAAGAAAATAAAAAGCGCTGCAAAAAAAATTAAAAGGCAAAATACGCCGAAACTGCCTAAGCTGCTTCCAAAAGCAGAGAATGGCAATCCCCATGAAAAGATAAATGCAGTGCTTAGATATAAGGATATTGATATTGATATCTTAATTAGCCTTGCAGGGATTATTCTTCTTGCCATAAGCTTTTATTTTAACATTATTCTTCTAATGGGAATCTCTGTTGTAATATGTATTATAGGTGTTATTCATATGCTAAGCCAGATGCTTAAAAAAAATGCGCTTTTTGCCATGCGGTATAATAGAGGGGTTACAAATTATAATAAGGGCAGATATGATAAAGCTCTTAAGCATTTTTCGAAGGCCCTTGAAATGGAGCCTAACGACAGAAAGCTTGACAGGATTATCGCAAAGACAGAGGATAAGATTTTCGGAAGGGATTGA